A window of Gallaecimonas kandeliae genomic DNA:
CGCTTCGGTCGTCCAGCACCTGGGCCAGGGCCTGGTAGGCGGCGATGGCCGCTTGCAGCTGGCGGTAGTTGCCCAGCAGCTCGCCGTCGGGGGTCTCGCGCACCGCCTGGGTCAGCATCTCGTTGCTGACGGCGCCGGCCTTGACGCGCTGCTCGGCCTTGTCGGCGCTCAGGCGGCCTATCTCGGCGGCCTGCTCGCAGTGCCAGGCGGCCAAGGCCTCGCCGTCACCGCTGTGGAAGAGGGGGACGCTGAGGATGGGCTGGATCAGGGTGCCGTCGCCGTCCAGGCCGTTGAGGCCGGCCAGGGCCGCCAGGCGGGTGGCGACGCCGTCCTCGTCCGGCATGGGGTGCAGGGCGTCCCAGTGCTGTTCGATGAGCTGGTGGGCCAGGTCGAAGCCGGCGGCCAGGCCGGCAAAGCCGTACTCGCGGCACAGGCCCTCGATCAGCCAGGCCACCAGCTCCAGGTCCTTGGAACGGCCCTGGAGTATGGCCGGCACCTGGCGGACCAGCTCCCGCCACTGCTCGGGCGACTGGAAGTCGTCGTCCATCAGCTTGTGGCGTTCCTGGGCACGGGCCTGGTTGCGGATGTCTTTGAGGGTGAAATAAGGAGACTCGGGCGAAACATCCTCGCGGGTATCGTCACCGCAGGGGTTTTCATCCGAAACAGGCGCCAACAACGCCTCTATGTCAAAAAGGGAAGTGGAATTCACGAGCCATCCTTAGCCAAAAAAAGTCCACCGTTATCTAAAAACGGGAACCGTCACATCGTCATTCTGATTCAGTGCCGAAACAGGGTAACAATCATTTTCTACTTTAACAAGAATACAGGTGATGTTGTCTTTCGATTTCTTGACCAAAGCCGCATGCATTATTGCCATAGAAGCTTCATCTAATTTGCCTTCCCGGATAAAGGATTCGAGTTCCAAGGTTTTAAATTCTTTGGAAATTCCGTCGCTGCAAAGGAGGAAAACATCCCCTTCCTGGAGGGGGCCGCTGAGGCTGTCCACCTCCAGATCTTCGTCGACGCCAACGGCCCTGGTGATGACGTGGGCCAGGGGGTGCGACTCGGCCTGATCCTCAGTGATGACGCCCTCTTCGACCATGTCTGCCACCTGGCTGTGGTCGCGGCTGAGCTGGCGGAGTTGGCCGTCCCTGAGCAGGTAGCAGCGGCTGTCGCCGACCCAGAAGAGGTGAAATTCACCCTCATTTATCATCAAGGATACGACGGTGGAGCCGACGGTTTGGTCGTCAAGAAATTGCTTTCCGTATAGTCGTATTTTCTGATTTGCCTTTTTTAATGCATCGGTAATTTTGAGTGGCGTTAATTTGCCTTTTTCTAATTGCCTTATTTCCGAATCGACGGTGTCGCAAATTAACTGGCTGGCAACATCACCAGCTTGATATCCACCCATGCCGTCTGCAACAACCCAGACATTTAATTCCCTGAATTCCAGGAATGCATCTTCGTTATGATCCCGGGTTCCACCCCTGTGAGTAAAACCGGTTGAATTTATACGCATTTATTTACTCCGTTAGCATTCCCTGCTGCCAACCATGCTGCTGCCACTGGGCGGCCAGCATGGCGGCGAACTGCCCTACCTGGGGCAATCCCCGGGTCATCAGCATCACCGGCTCCACGAAGGCGGAGCCCTGGGTCCACCAGATCATGGGTTCCCCTTCCCTGGCCACCAGGCTCTGCAAGAGCTCGGCCTCGGAGGCGGCCGGCAGCACCAGGTTGCCCTGGGCCTGGGGCCAATGCAGGCGCCGCCCCTGGCCCTGGGGCAGAGGCACGGCGGCCAGGCGGCTGCGCCAGTCCCCTTCCTGCCAGTGATCGTCCAGCACCGCCGGCACCAGCTCCTCCAGCTCAGCCGACCATTGACCCTCCCGCCAGGCCTGCAGGGCCGAACCCTGGAACTCCCCCAGGGCCAGGAAGGGGAAGTGCCGGCCCACCTTGTCCACGGAAGGGATCAGGGTGCCCAGCAGGCCGGACTCGGCCAGCAGACCGGGGGCGGCGGCGAAATGCCAGACCGGCGAGGTCAGGTAGGCGTCGGTCCAATCCTCGCCCAGCTGTTCCCGGCTCACCGCCAGGCCCGCCTGGCACCACTCGAAGAACAGGTCTCTGACCTGGGGCGCCAGGTTGTGGCAGAGGAAGTCGCCCCTGTTGGGCACCTTGCCCATGTAGCCCCACTGCATCAGAGGGTCCTTGGCAGCTGGAAGCTTTCCAGCAGCGCCGTGGTGAAGGGGTTCTTCACCGAACTGGTGACCAGCTCCAGCTTGGCCTCGAAGTCCTTGACCTGGAGCTGCACTATCTGGTGCCTGTCCTGGGAGCTGATATGGCCGGCGTCCTGCAGCATCCGGAAGATGGCCCAGGGGCCCTGGTAGCTGGCCGCCACCGGCGTCGTTTCCTGGCTGGGGTTGAACACCACCCGGGTCATCTGCTCACCGGCGTTTTCCGGCCAGTTGAACTTGGTCAGGCGGGTCGGGCCGTGGCGGTAGGTCAGGTTCTGGCCGTCGATCTCCAGCATGAACTGGCTGACCCTCTGGTCCAGGCTACGGGGCTTGAGGCTGAAACTGAGCCTGGGGGTGCGGCTGCCGGGGGGGAAGAACACCTCGCGGATCTTCTGGGCCTCCTCGAAGAGGTGCAGGCTCTGCTCGCTGATGCCCAGATCCTTGGTCAGGCGCCAGGGGCTGCGGCTGGTGTCCACGTAGCTGCTCAGGTGTTCCTGGAAGAACTTGTCCAGCACGCCGCCGTAGCCGAAGAAGTCGCCGAAGTCCTGCAGCGCCACTTCCGACTTGGCCTGGCGGCGGAAGGGGTACTTGCCGGCGATGGCGCGGCGGTAGTCGCCGTAGACGCTGCCGCGCCAGATGTCGTTGATCTGGCGGGTTTCCGACAGCTTCACCACCTGGCGGGAGTCGCCCAGGAAGTCGCCGGCCAGGTGGTCGAGGCGGTCGGATTCGGAGTCGCGGATGGCGCTGTAGAAGTCGCGCAGGGCGTCGTCGAACTGGCCGCGGTCGACGGTGGCGATGGCGTGGGCGCGGGTCATGCCGCCCTGCTGCTCGAAGTAGCGGGCCGCTACTTTGGTGTCGGCCTGGAGGCGGTCGAAGGTCTCAGGCTTGACGCGGTTGAGCGCCTCGAAGGCCTTCTCCACCGGCGTCTTCTGGGGCTGAGCGTTGTCGTTTGCGGCCAGGTCCACCAGGCCGCTCAGCTCGCGCTTGCGCTGGCTGAGGCGGTTGAGGGCGGCGTCCTTGGCCTTGTCGGCGACGGCGCCCACCTTGCTCTGCTCGGGGTCGGTGAGCTGGGTGTTCTTCTTGACCAGGGCGAAGAGGCGGCCGATGGGGGCCTCTGGGCCCGACAGCAGGCCGGCGATGCGGGCGCCGTCCAGGGCCGAGTTGAAGGGCTTGAGGCGCAGGTCGTCGAGGAAGTTGTTCCAGACGTAGATGTAGTCGCGGAAGTAGCGCTCAGAGACCCCGGCCTCTATGACGTCCTCGTCCAGGTTGCGGAAGTCGGCGTCATTCTCGCCGTAGACCCAGGAGTCCTCGATCAGGCGTTTGACGATCTTGTCCTTCTCCGGCAGGAACACCGCCTGGTAACCGTTGCGGGTATAGAGGCCGGGGATACCCTGTTGCAGGCTGGTGCCGCTGCGGCGCTCGAAGACCCCTTCGGCCACGGAGCCCAGGGCCAGGGGCAGGCGGAAGTCGGGCAGGCGGCTGGCGTCGGAGTCCACCTTGATGCGCTGGTAGGCGCGCTCGGCCAGGGGCAGGGCGGTCAGCTCGGCCCTGGCGTCGGCCACCAGTTTCTGGTCCAGGGCCAGGGGCGGCGACATCTTCAGGTAGCGGCGCAGGTGCTCGTTGAGCTGGTTGCGGATGGGCTCGTTGATCTGCCCAGGCAGCCGCCGCTCCAGCATCAGCTCGAACCAGGCGTGGACCTGGTCTTCGTCCAGGTGGCTGCGGTCGGCCAACATCAGGTAGGTCTTGAGGGTCTCGTAGAGGTATTCGAGGTGGTTGAGGTTGCCGGCGATCTCCTGCTCCAGGGAGGCCTTGAGGGCGTCGGCGAACTGGCCCTGCAGCAGGCGGCCGTAGGCGCCCTCGGCGGCCTGGCCCAGGCGTTCACCCTGGAAGAGCCCCAGCTGCTGCGGGCCGCCGGCCGGCATGGGCTGGTGCAGCACGCCGGGCATGGAGGCGACGCCTCCCAGCAGCCGGTTGAGTTTGACCCAGTCCAGGTCCTTGTCCTGCAGGTCCAGGGACAGGGCCGACAGCTGGGCCTGGTAGGCCTGGATCAGCCGGCTGTTCCAGCCGTAACTCAGGTACCAGCCGCTGGTCAGGCCGACGGTGGCCAGCAGGGCGCTGGCCATGGCGGCGCGGCGCACCCAGATGAATTTCTTCTCGTGGTTGAGATCGGCGCTGGCCAGGTTGTGCTCGGAGAAGACGATGTCGTCGAAGAGCCGGCGCAGGAAGAAGCTGTCGTGGCTGGCCATGGCCGTTTTGGCCGGGGCCGGCTGCAGCCGGTAGTGGTTGTCCACCAGCTTGGCGATCTTGTCCATGGCCTGGCCGCTCTGCTCGGAGGAGACCAGGTAGATGCCGCGCAGCAGCGGCACCTCTTCGTAGGCGGAGGGGAAGAACACCTCCTTGAGCAGGTCCCAGAGCGGCGCCTGCAGCAGGGCCAGCTGTTTGGGGAACTGGTAGATGCGGCGCTGGGCGGCCGGGTTACGCTCCTGCTGCATCTTGTGCAGCACGAAGCGGCCGAGGCGCTGCTGCAGGGCGTCGAACTCGGCCTCGAAGGCCTGGGGCAGTGTCTGGGGGCTGCGCACCGCCTGCAGCGGGAAGGTGATGCCGAAGGCTTCCTGGCGTTCCTGTTCGCTGAGCAGGCCGAAGGTCTCGTTGAAGCCTTCCAGCAGGTCGAACTTGGTCAGCACCACGTAGACGGGAAACACCAGCCCCAGGCGGTTCTTCAGTTCCTGCACCCGTTGCTTGATGGCGCGGGCGTGCAGCAGCCGTTCGGTGGGGGTCTGCTCCAGCAGGTCGGCGACGCTGACGGCCAGCAGTACGCCGTTGATGGGGCGGCGGGGCCTGTTCTTCTTGAGCAGGCCGAGGAAGGAGTTCCAGCCCTTGGCGTCGCGCTTGTCGGCGCTGTCCTGGGTGGTGTAGCGGCCGGCCGTGTCGATCAGCACCGCCTTGTTCGTGAACCACCAGTCGCAGTGGCGGGTACCGCCGACGCCCTTGACGGCGTCTATGCCCATCTCGTCCTTGAGGGGGAACTCCAGGCCGGAGTTGAGCAGGGCCGTGGATTTGCCGGAGCCGGGGGCGCCGATGATCATGTACCAGGGCAGCTCATAGACGGACTTGAAGCGCCCGGGGCGCCACTTCTTCACCAGCGCCAGGGCGTCCTTCATGTTGTTGCGCAGCGCCTCCACTTCCTCGCTGAGCAGGGCGTCGTCGTTGCTGCTGGGGGTCAGCATCTCGTTGACCACCAGTTCGTTGGCCTGCTTCTCCCGCTTCAGGCGCCACAGCTGCCAGCCCAGCACCAGCAGCGCCAGCGTTACCAGGAAGAGGATGCGGGCGGCCACGCTGGCCAGGGGTTCCCAGCCGGCGATGGCCACCAGGGGGCCGCCGAACCAGGTCAGCAGTATGATGGCCAGGGCGCCCAGGGCCAGTATCACCTTGCGTGAACCCAGGCCGGCGCCCAGGCGACGTATCCATGTCATGCCACTCATTGTTCAGTCCTGCTCAGGGTATGAGGTCGATTTCTACCCGGCGGTTGCGGGCGCGGTGCTCGTTGCTGTCGTTGGCGAAGAGAGGCTCCGCCTCGCCTTTGCCCTCTGGCCAGAGGCGGCCGGTCAGGTCGCCGGTGCCGGCCAGGAAGTTGGCGACCGTCGTGGCGCGGGCCAGGGACAGGTGCCAGTTGGACGGGTACTTGCTGGTGAAGATCGGCTGGTCGTCGGTATGGCCCGTGATCTGGATGCGCCCCTGGGTGCTCTCCAGGGCCCGGCCTATCTTCATCAGCACCGGCTTGATGTCCTCGCGGATGGCCGCCGAGCCGGAGGCGAAGAGGGCCTCGTTGCCGATGCGCAGCCGGATGCGGTCCTTGAGGAAAATCAGCTCCAACAGGCCCTTGTCCACTTCGGTCTGCAGTATCTGCTGCAGGTATTTGCCGTCACGGGAGTCGGCCAGGCTGCTGGTGCCGGCCTCGGGGCCGGCCTGGGGCTTGACCGCCATCCGGGCTATGTCCAGGAACACCGGCTGGGCCTGCTGGTTGATGCGGTAGGCAAAACCCATGTAGACCAGCAGCAACGCCACGGCGCAGAGGGCGGCCAGCACCCAGAGCGGGAAGCGCTGGGCCAGTTCGTTGCCGGGCACCAGGCGGTCGCGCCAGTTGCCGTCGAAGGGGGAGCTGACCCGGCCCTGGTCGGCGCAGAGCTGCTGGTAGAGGCCGTCGCGCAGGGCGTCCAGCTGTTCCTGGCCCCGTTCCTCGATGCGGTACTTGCCCTTGAAGCCGATGGCCAGGCAGAGGTATTGCAAGGTCAGCAGCGCCTGGTCGTTGGTGCGCTGGGCCTTCTCCACCAGTTCGAAGAAGTGGGTGCCGGCCCAGGTCTCGGCGTGGAATTCCGACAGCAGCGAGCTGGCGGCCCACTGGCCGTTCTGGCCCCACTCGCTGTTGAGGACGATTTCGTCCAGCAAGGCGCAGAGGCAGTAGGAGGCCATGTCGACGCTGGCCGGGCTGCACTGCTGGCCCTGGAGGGCGCGCTGGTATTCGCGCACCAGCTCCATGGCCTGGCGGCGCAGGTTGGCCGTGTCGTCCACCTGGCGGATCTCGGCCAGACGGCAGGCCAGGGACAACAGCTTGGAGGCCTGGTCCACCAGGGGCCCCAGCTTGGTCTCCGGCAGCCGGAAGCGGCCACGAATGCCGTCGTCGGCCGGGGTGGAGAGGGCCGTCTTGTCCTCCGCCGCCGCCCGGGGTTGGGGCCGGGGTGGCGCCTGGCGGGCGCCGGGGCGGGGCTTGATGATGGTGCTGTCGTTCATCTGTCACATCCCTGTGCAATTTGGCGTTACTGGCGTATGGCCCAGAGTTCCAGGGCCAGGCCCGGGTAGTGGCCCGAGACGTGGACGGCCAGGCCGCCGCTCTGCCTGAGTTGCTGCCAACGGTCGCTGTGGCTGTCGAGCAGGAAGTAGTGGTAGCCGGCGTGGTAGGGGATCTGGCGCGGGGCCACCGGTAGGGCGCTGACGGCGATGCCGGGCAGGTGGTTGTTGACCAGATCGCGGATATGTTCGACGGCGCCCAGCTTGATCTGAGCCGGCAGCCGGCGGCGGATCTCTTCGGTGGTGAGGTCGGCTTTGACCGCCAACACCAGCTGCGCCGCTTCCAGCAGGCTCTTGTCCGCCAGGGGGGCAACCTTGATGCCGAACTGGGCCTCTTCCAGCTTGAGGGCCACGGCCGTCTGCTCCAGTACCGTGCTCAGGGACTGGCTCAGCACGGCGGCCAGGTCGCCGAAGGTGGCGGTCAGGTTGTCGTGGCGGTAGCCGGGCAGCTGCGGCGGGCGCTTCTCGGCGCGGGTGAAGGTGGCCATCTCGCCGGCCAGGGTGATCAGCAGCTCGTAGCCCCGCTCCGGGTGCACGCCTTTGCTTTCCTTGAGGTGCTCCAGCAGTGGCTGCCAGCGGTTGAGGGCCTGCAGCATCAGCACGTCCAACAGGGTGGAGGCCTGTTCGTTGCCCTTTTGCATGCGCATCGCCAGGGCGCCGGCGCGCTGTTTGACCATGGCCAGCAGTTCGCGCAGCAGGTTGGCCAGGGGCTGGACGGCGCCCATGTCCAGGCAGGGGGCGATGAAGGAGCGGTCCAGCTTCACCTCCTGCTCGTTGAGCACCTCGACGATGCGGGCTATGGGCAGGGACACGAAGCCGGCCTTGTCCTCCCGCTCCAGGCGCAGGCAGGGGTTGAGGTAGGCCAGGCCCAGGTCTTCCTCGAGGCCGTCCTCCAGGGAGTCGTCCATCACGGAGACGTCCTGCAACACGTAGCGGGCGATCTGGGCGCTGTCCCTGTCGGCGATATTGACGCCGGCCTGCTTCTCCAGGGGCAGGGCCAGGTAGAGCAGCTCGTCGCGGGCGTCGGCCGGTATGCTGAGGCTCAGGGATTCCTGCTGGTCGAAGCTGAAGGGCATGCCGTCGGGGAAGAGGCCGGCGGCGCGCACCAGGTTGACCTGGCCCAGGCCCAGGGCCTGCTCGTCCAGCATCAGCTCCGTGATGCCGTAGCCGTGGGGATTGAGCTTGACGTGCCGCTTGTTGGAGACCTGGTAGAGGAAGCGGTCCTGCTGCTGGAAGTGCTGGGGGCGCAGCAGCATGCCTTCGGACCAGGCGACTTTTGCCAATCTTTCCATGTCGTTAACCCTTGGTCTTGTGGATGGTCAGGGAGTCCAGGGCCAGGGCCAGGGTGTCGTAGTCCTCGGGGTCGGCCGGTATCACCAGCCGCCAGTCGGCTTTCTCGATATCCCTGAAGGCCACCACCACGCCGATGAAACGGGTCTTGGTGCCCAGGCGCATGCGGTGCACCAGGTGCTGGCCGGGCTGGACCTCCACGTCCTGCACCGCCACCAGCTCCTGGCCCAGGT
This region includes:
- the tssA gene encoding type VI secretion system protein TssA, with translation MNSTSLFDIEALLAPVSDENPCGDDTREDVSPESPYFTLKDIRNQARAQERHKLMDDDFQSPEQWRELVRQVPAILQGRSKDLELVAWLIEGLCREYGFAGLAAGFDLAHQLIEQHWDALHPMPDEDGVATRLAALAGLNGLDGDGTLIQPILSVPLFHSGDGEALAAWHCEQAAEIGRLSADKAEQRVKAGAVSNEMLTQAVRETPDGELLGNYRQLQAAIAAYQALAQVLDDRSGEPQPTTRIAKALQRCLDAFNFQGGERLKELLASAAPAQELAQPEDGGEAAAEPGQAPAASDLDPIRVAIQSRDQAVEQLRKLADFFRQTEPHSPVSYAIEQAIRWSRLSLPELMNELIDDNGARQGFCRLTGVPASEAQG
- a CDS encoding PP2C family protein-serine/threonine phosphatase, which gives rise to MRINSTGFTHRGGTRDHNEDAFLEFRELNVWVVADGMGGYQAGDVASQLICDTVDSEIRQLEKGKLTPLKITDALKKANQKIRLYGKQFLDDQTVGSTVVSLMINEGEFHLFWVGDSRCYLLRDGQLRQLSRDHSQVADMVEEGVITEDQAESHPLAHVITRAVGVDEDLEVDSLSGPLQEGDVFLLCSDGISKEFKTLELESFIREGKLDEASMAIMHAALVKKSKDNITCILVKVENDCYPVSALNQNDDVTVPVFR
- the tagF gene encoding type VI secretion system-associated protein TagF, with translation MQWGYMGKVPNRGDFLCHNLAPQVRDLFFEWCQAGLAVSREQLGEDWTDAYLTSPVWHFAAAPGLLAESGLLGTLIPSVDKVGRHFPFLALGEFQGSALQAWREGQWSAELEELVPAVLDDHWQEGDWRSRLAAVPLPQGQGRRLHWPQAQGNLVLPAASEAELLQSLVAREGEPMIWWTQGSAFVEPVMLMTRGLPQVGQFAAMLAAQWQQHGWQQGMLTE
- the tssM gene encoding type VI secretion system membrane subunit TssM, with product MTWIRRLGAGLGSRKVILALGALAIILLTWFGGPLVAIAGWEPLASVAARILFLVTLALLVLGWQLWRLKREKQANELVVNEMLTPSSNDDALLSEEVEALRNNMKDALALVKKWRPGRFKSVYELPWYMIIGAPGSGKSTALLNSGLEFPLKDEMGIDAVKGVGGTRHCDWWFTNKAVLIDTAGRYTTQDSADKRDAKGWNSFLGLLKKNRPRRPINGVLLAVSVADLLEQTPTERLLHARAIKQRVQELKNRLGLVFPVYVVLTKFDLLEGFNETFGLLSEQERQEAFGITFPLQAVRSPQTLPQAFEAEFDALQQRLGRFVLHKMQQERNPAAQRRIYQFPKQLALLQAPLWDLLKEVFFPSAYEEVPLLRGIYLVSSEQSGQAMDKIAKLVDNHYRLQPAPAKTAMASHDSFFLRRLFDDIVFSEHNLASADLNHEKKFIWVRRAAMASALLATVGLTSGWYLSYGWNSRLIQAYQAQLSALSLDLQDKDLDWVKLNRLLGGVASMPGVLHQPMPAGGPQQLGLFQGERLGQAAEGAYGRLLQGQFADALKASLEQEIAGNLNHLEYLYETLKTYLMLADRSHLDEDQVHAWFELMLERRLPGQINEPIRNQLNEHLRRYLKMSPPLALDQKLVADARAELTALPLAERAYQRIKVDSDASRLPDFRLPLALGSVAEGVFERRSGTSLQQGIPGLYTRNGYQAVFLPEKDKIVKRLIEDSWVYGENDADFRNLDEDVIEAGVSERYFRDYIYVWNNFLDDLRLKPFNSALDGARIAGLLSGPEAPIGRLFALVKKNTQLTDPEQSKVGAVADKAKDAALNRLSQRKRELSGLVDLAANDNAQPQKTPVEKAFEALNRVKPETFDRLQADTKVAARYFEQQGGMTRAHAIATVDRGQFDDALRDFYSAIRDSESDRLDHLAGDFLGDSRQVVKLSETRQINDIWRGSVYGDYRRAIAGKYPFRRQAKSEVALQDFGDFFGYGGVLDKFFQEHLSSYVDTSRSPWRLTKDLGISEQSLHLFEEAQKIREVFFPPGSRTPRLSFSLKPRSLDQRVSQFMLEIDGQNLTYRHGPTRLTKFNWPENAGEQMTRVVFNPSQETTPVAASYQGPWAIFRMLQDAGHISSQDRHQIVQLQVKDFEAKLELVTSSVKNPFTTALLESFQLPRTL
- the tssL gene encoding type VI secretion system protein TssL, long form; this encodes MNDSTIIKPRPGARQAPPRPQPRAAAEDKTALSTPADDGIRGRFRLPETKLGPLVDQASKLLSLACRLAEIRQVDDTANLRRQAMELVREYQRALQGQQCSPASVDMASYCLCALLDEIVLNSEWGQNGQWAASSLLSEFHAETWAGTHFFELVEKAQRTNDQALLTLQYLCLAIGFKGKYRIEERGQEQLDALRDGLYQQLCADQGRVSSPFDGNWRDRLVPGNELAQRFPLWVLAALCAVALLLVYMGFAYRINQQAQPVFLDIARMAVKPQAGPEAGTSSLADSRDGKYLQQILQTEVDKGLLELIFLKDRIRLRIGNEALFASGSAAIREDIKPVLMKIGRALESTQGRIQITGHTDDQPIFTSKYPSNWHLSLARATTVANFLAGTGDLTGRLWPEGKGEAEPLFANDSNEHRARNRRVEIDLIP
- the tssK gene encoding type VI secretion system baseplate subunit TssK translates to MERLAKVAWSEGMLLRPQHFQQQDRFLYQVSNKRHVKLNPHGYGITELMLDEQALGLGQVNLVRAAGLFPDGMPFSFDQQESLSLSIPADARDELLYLALPLEKQAGVNIADRDSAQIARYVLQDVSVMDDSLEDGLEEDLGLAYLNPCLRLEREDKAGFVSLPIARIVEVLNEQEVKLDRSFIAPCLDMGAVQPLANLLRELLAMVKQRAGALAMRMQKGNEQASTLLDVLMLQALNRWQPLLEHLKESKGVHPERGYELLITLAGEMATFTRAEKRPPQLPGYRHDNLTATFGDLAAVLSQSLSTVLEQTAVALKLEEAQFGIKVAPLADKSLLEAAQLVLAVKADLTTEEIRRRLPAQIKLGAVEHIRDLVNNHLPGIAVSALPVAPRQIPYHAGYHYFLLDSHSDRWQQLRQSGGLAVHVSGHYPGLALELWAIRQ